The Populus alba chromosome 4, ASM523922v2, whole genome shotgun sequence genome contains a region encoding:
- the LOC118053587 gene encoding serine/threonine-protein kinase PBL34 isoform X3: protein MKNLVFLSAESKSTNDTGRDQPAVQVGSSSSTSNVESSPSTPNIGEELKVSSQLRKFSFNELKSATRNFRPESILGEGGFGCVFKGWINENGTAPVKPGTGLSVAVKTLNHDGLQGHKEWLAEVNYLGDLLHPNLVKLIGYCIEDDQRLLVYEFMPRGSLENHLFRTGSLPLPWSVRMKVLLGAAKGLTFLHEETERPVIYRDFKTSNILLDADYNAKLSDFGLAKDGPEGDKTHVSTRVMGTYGYAAPEYVMTGHLTSKSDVYSFGVVLLEMLTGRRSMDKHRPNGEHNLVEWAQPHLDERRRFYRMIDPRLEGRFSIKGAQKAIQLAAHCLNRDPKARPLMSDVVEALKPLPCLKDMACSSSYFQAMQSERGSSNPSAQNGSIVRPGCSRNMQPSKSFPKFNGHHGSSYYRSPAPKAGEP, encoded by the exons CGGAAAGCAAATCAACAAATGATACCGGCAGAGACCAACCGGCTGTTCAAGTGGGATCATCCTCGAGCACTAGCAATGTTGAAAGTTCTCCATCTACTCCTAATATTGGTGAGGAACTTAAAGTTTCCTCTCAGCTTCGAAAATTCTCCTTTAATGAGCTCAAATCAGCAACAAGGAATTTTAGGCCTGAGAGTATTCTTGGCGAGGGAGGGTTTGGTTGCGTATTCAAAGGTTGGATTAATGAGAATGGAACTGCTCCAGTGAAACCTGGCACAGGGCTGTCTGTTGCTGTAAAAACTCTCAACCATGATGGACTTCAGGGACACAAAGAATGGCTT GCTGAAGTTAATTATCTCGGCGACCTTCTCCATCCTAATTTGGTTAAATTAATTGGCTATTGCATTGAGGACGATCAAAGGCTTCTAGTCTACGAGTTTATGCCTCGAGGAAGCTTGGAGAATCACCTCTTTAGAA CAGGATCCCTGCCTCTTCCCTGGTCTGTCAGAATGAAAGTACTGCTTGGCGCTGCAAAGGGCCTTACCTTTCTTCATGAGGAAACTGAACGGCCGGTGATATATCGAGATTTCAAAACATCTAATATCCTACTAGATGCA GACTACAACGCCAAGCTTTCTGATTTTGGACTTGCCAAAGATGGTCCAGAAGGGGACAAGACTCATGTATCTACCCGCGTGATGGGAACATATGGTTATGCAGCCCCTGAGTATGTAATGACAG GTCATCTCACATCCAAGAGTGATGTCTATAGCTTTGGGGTTGTTCTACTTGAAATGTTGACTGGTCGAAGATCCATGGACAAACACCGACCAAATGGTGAGCATAATCTGGTGGAATGGGCACAGCCACACCTTGACGAGAGGAGAAGATTCTACAGAATGATAGACCCTCGTCTTGAAGGGCGCTTCTCCATCAAAGGTGCTCAGAAGGCAATCCAATTGGCTGCACACTGCCTTAACCGTGACCCCAAAGCCAGACCTCTGATGAGTGATGTTGTTGAAGCCCTAAAGCCTCTGCCTTGCCTCAAGGACATGGCCTGTTCTTCATCATACTTTCAAGCCATGCAATCAGAGCGAGGCAGCTCCAATCCAAGCGCTCAGAATGGAAGTATAGTGCGGCCAGGGTGTTCCAGGAATATGCAACCATCAAAGAGCTTCCCCAAATTCAATGGTCATCATGGTAGCAGTTATTACCGGTCACCCGCTCCTAAAGCAGGAGAACCATAG
- the LOC118053584 gene encoding uncharacterized protein isoform X1 yields MDLEIQRFSLTDLSKPTKPAASSKDHEFQNAEVLETSVIKSVLEDNKLQLLSLSKKAVTERTIITKLLHLCCTFDSVDCATSLLNGEFGSVPVINEPDSTGLSPLHAAATANAARCVEMLLEKHARTDLESRDGRRLLPLELSLCNTRKDLIWDLDDNSTIEDLVVQISEKDLTTLKLLADKTEEIGDVAYRMAEAGRVVDLAALLVVAADKINESILPVCDAVLDCKDKRTIYEAVIREALALGGPTPSLRAAKTVTVLSESERAEKRKLLLYEIALLQLFGAVGLKCCTDRKLPSPLIRAAQAGDETIIELLLKTNIDLNDVDAEGHSALHWCLKAYKQSCPQQMKIMWLLLKHGARVNQKNKLGLTAVHIAASNGNSQALQALLLEDPDCINSNTEMKETPLFFAVKNGYKDCVEVLLHWGASTGVFNLRKQRPVDLAESQDMRFILDNADVNLTVNRPIQQKYTAWLQGGDVIQGTCKELFTLTDERNPTNRTCLSTNKEICKYFHSPRGCVRGTKCFYAHSEEERQQVKQGRYMIHSPAAGQLERKIFVGGLPASVDSDSLRKIPEEKFGSVDNAAVLGVQTADKTQSRGFGFVTFKDKKSVSAAVEAHHVIVMGKQVEIKSAVPKFLLLAEFQKSTQQRERNQIDEKLPQAQTPKEKTEKEKAKTDVLNRQTSSEKTEKVILSCDSTEETKSEPRTWADTLIHGQTKACSSESQTHERCMPKWFRTLRRWLPSFLQQASKRGGQYALSSVKADFRALFGLELDHASLGFSKLSDFMKSIPELCHITYHTPANHMILLPSLPIPCQQPLQDVTIDSPSSHSTSIGDSGNGNSDGSICSQEPLLVSIENDDLNDSSTRVSFQITDDNPADKLPCVNSRFLQFLKPDPIFHARPWVNSDSDGGKESTVGERGSGKGFQEMKPWPQGRHLVLEALARKKNSSSFYFLREFDFCEEYKASIEQGRCLGCNERRMLWANFPCLHLVWCADCKLQAMMAARLGEHKCVVCDIKVQTIDLISWHEYCQPILDTACIKEFPPFDPDYMLKKKPIFE; encoded by the exons ATGGATCTG GAAATACAAAGATTCTCGCTCACAGACCTCTCAAAGCCAACAAAACCTGCAGCTTCAAGTAAAGATCATGAGTTCCAAAACGCAGAGGTTTTGGAAACAAGCGTGATAAAATCAGTCTTAGAAGACAACAAACTACAgttactctctctctcaaaaaaagCTGTTACAGAACGTACAATAATCACCAAGCTGCTCCATCTCTGCTGTACCTTCGATTCTGTTGACTGCGCCACATCACTACTCAACGGTGAGTTCGGATCGGTGCCGGTGATAAATGAACCGGACTCAACCGGTCTCTCGCCGCTGCACGCCGCTGCAACTGCTAACGCGGCGCGTTGTGTGGAAATGCTTCTGGAAAAACACGCTCGTACGGATTTGGAGAGCAGAGATGGACGCAGACTGTTACCTCTGGAGCTGTCCTTGTGTAACACCAG aaAGGATCTGATTTGGGATCTGGATGACAATTCAACCATTGAAGACTTGGTTGTTCAAATTAGTGAAAAG GATTTAACTACCCTAAAACTACTTGCTGACAAAACGGAGGAAATCGGTGACGTGGCATACAGAATGGCGGAAGCTGGGCGTGTGGTTGATTTAGCTGCTCTTCTGGTAGTGGCAgcagataaaataaatgaatcgATTTTACCGGTGTGTGATGCTGTTTTGGATTGTAAAGATAAGCGCACAATTTACGAGGCTGTGATTAGAGAGGCATTGGCACTTGGCGGCCCTACGCCGTCGTTGAGGGCAGCAAAAACGGTAACAGTTCTAAGCGAGAGTGAGCGTGCTGAGAAAAGGAAACTCTTGCTCTATGAGATTGCGTTGCTTCAGCTCTTTGGTGCTGTTGGTCTCAAATGTTGTACGGACAGGAAGTTACCGTCACCGTTAATCCGTGCTGCACAG GCTGGAGATGAAACCATTATTGAGTTGCTTCTGAAGACTAACATAGACTTAAATGATGTCGATGCTGAAGGACACTCTGCTCTTCATTGGTGTCTCAAGGCATATAAGCAATCATGTCCTCAGCAGATGaa GATCATGTGGCTTCTACTGAAGCATGGTGCTCGAGTGAACCAGAAAAATAAGCTGGGCTTGACAGCTGTTCATATTGCTGCCTCAAATGGTAATTCACAGGCACTCCAG GCCCTTCTATTGGAAGACCCAGATTGTATCAACTCTAATacagaaatgaaagaaaccCCATTATTTTTTGCTGTGAAGAATGGCTATAAGGACTGTGTTGAAGTTCTATTACACTGGGGAGCAAGCACTGGAGTCTTTAATTTGCG TAAACAGAGACCTGTAGACTTGGCTGAGTCACAAGACATGCGTTTCATTCTAGACAATGCTGATGTTAACCTCA CAGTAAATCGTCCCATTCAGCAGAAATATACAGCATGGTTACAAGGAGGTGATGTAATTCAAGGGACCTGCAAAGAACTCTTTACCTTGACAGATGAAAGGAATCCTACTAATAG GACTTGCTTGAGTACAAACAAAGAGATCTGTAAATACTTCCATTCTCCTCGTGGATGTGTTAGAGGCACCAAGTGTTTCTATGCACATTCTGAAGAAGAGCGACAGCAGGTGAAGCAGGGAAGATACATGATTCATTCACCTGCTGCAGGGCAACTAGAACGGAAAATTTTTGTTGGAGGCCTCCCAGCTTCTGTAGATTCTG ACTCTCTAAGAAAAATTCCTGAAGAGAAATTTGGTTCGGTGGACAATGCTGCAGTACTTGGAGTTCAAACAGCAGATAAGACGCAGTCTCGTGGATTTGGCTTCGTCACCTTCAAAGATAAGAAATCTGTTTCTGCAGCTGTTGAGGCACACCATGTTATTGTTATGGGTAAGCAGGTTGAGATCAAAAGTGCTGTTCCAAAGTTCCTTCTACTAGCTGAGTTCCAGAAATCAACCCAACAACGTGAAAGAAATCAGATTGACGAGAAACTTCCACAAGCACAAACGCCCAAGGAGAAAACTGAGAAGGAAAAGGCCAAAACTGACGTGCTTAATAGGCAGACATCAAGTGAGAAGACAGAAAAAGTGATCCTTAGTTGTGATTCCACAGAGGAGACAAAATCTGAGCCAAGGACTTGGGCTGATACTTTAATCCATGGTCAAACAAAAGCATGCTCTAGTGAATCTCAAACACATGAAAGATGTATGCCTAAGTGGTTCAGAACATTAAGAAGGTGGCTCCCTAGCTTCTTGCAACAAGCGTCAAAGAGGGGAGGACAATATGCTCTATCGTCGGTGAAAGCTGATTTCAGGGCCCTTTTTGGCCTAGAATTAGACCATGCCTCTCTCGGTTTCTCAAAGCTTAGTGACTTCATGAAATCTATCCCTGAACTTTGCCACATTACGTATCACACTCCAGCCAATCATATGATACTTCTGCCTAGCCTTCCCATTCCCTGTCAGCAGCCACTTCAAGACGTTACGATTGACAGTCCATCTTCACATTCTACATCAATTGGTGATAGCGGTAATGGAAATTCTGATGGTTCCATTTGCTCTCAGGAACCTCTTCTTGTGTCCATTGAGAATGATGACTTAAATGATAGCAGCACTAGGGTGTCCTTTCAGATCACTGATGATAATCCTGCAGATAAATTGCCCTGTGTGAACTCGAGgtttcttcaattcttgaaaccAGACCCAATCTTTCATGCACGACCGTGGGTAAATAGTGACTCTGATGGAGGCAAAGAGAGTACTGTTGGTGAAAGAGGATCAGGAAAGGGGTTTCAAGAGATGAAGCCCTGGCCTCAAGGAAGGCATTTGGTTTTAGAGGCCCTTGCCAGAAAAAAGAATAGCTCATCATTTTACTTTCTTCGTGAATTTGATTTCTGTGAA GAATACAAGGCAAGCATCGAACAAGGAAGGTGCCTGGGGTGCAACGAGCGTCGGATGTTGTGGGCCAACTTCCCATGCTTGCACTTGGTGTGGTGTGCTGATTGTAAACTACAAGCCATGATGGCAGCTCGCCTTGGTGAACACAAATGTGTGGTGTGTGATATCAAAGTGCAGACAATAGATTTGATATCCTGGCATGAATACTGTCAGCCCATTCTTGACACAGCTTGCATCAAGGAGTTCCCCCCATTTGATCCTGATTACATGCTAAA GAAGAAGCCTATATTTGAATAG
- the LOC118053584 gene encoding uncharacterized protein isoform X2 produces the protein MDLEIQRFSLTDLSKPTKPAASSKDHEFQNAEVLETSVIKSVLEDNKLQLLSLSKKAVTERTIITKLLHLCCTFDSVDCATSLLNGEFGSVPVINEPDSTGLSPLHAAATANAARCVEMLLEKHARTDLESRDGRRLLPLELSLCNTRKDLIWDLDDNSTIEDLVVQISEKDLTTLKLLADKTEEIGDVAYRMAEAGRVVDLAALLVVAADKINESILPVCDAVLDCKDKRTIYEAVIREALALGGPTPSLRAAKTVTVLSESERAEKRKLLLYEIALLQLFGAVGLKCCTDRKLPSPLIRAAQAGDETIIELLLKTNIDLNDVDAEGHSALHWCLKAYKQSCPQQMKIMWLLLKHGARVNQKNKLGLTAVHIAASNGNSQALQALLLEDPDCINSNTEMKETPLFFAVKNGYKDCVEVLLHWGASTGVFNLRKQRPVDLAESQDMRFILDNADVNLINRPIQQKYTAWLQGGDVIQGTCKELFTLTDERNPTNRTCLSTNKEICKYFHSPRGCVRGTKCFYAHSEEERQQVKQGRYMIHSPAAGQLERKIFVGGLPASVDSDSLRKIPEEKFGSVDNAAVLGVQTADKTQSRGFGFVTFKDKKSVSAAVEAHHVIVMGKQVEIKSAVPKFLLLAEFQKSTQQRERNQIDEKLPQAQTPKEKTEKEKAKTDVLNRQTSSEKTEKVILSCDSTEETKSEPRTWADTLIHGQTKACSSESQTHERCMPKWFRTLRRWLPSFLQQASKRGGQYALSSVKADFRALFGLELDHASLGFSKLSDFMKSIPELCHITYHTPANHMILLPSLPIPCQQPLQDVTIDSPSSHSTSIGDSGNGNSDGSICSQEPLLVSIENDDLNDSSTRVSFQITDDNPADKLPCVNSRFLQFLKPDPIFHARPWVNSDSDGGKESTVGERGSGKGFQEMKPWPQGRHLVLEALARKKNSSSFYFLREFDFCEEYKASIEQGRCLGCNERRMLWANFPCLHLVWCADCKLQAMMAARLGEHKCVVCDIKVQTIDLISWHEYCQPILDTACIKEFPPFDPDYMLKKKPIFE, from the exons ATGGATCTG GAAATACAAAGATTCTCGCTCACAGACCTCTCAAAGCCAACAAAACCTGCAGCTTCAAGTAAAGATCATGAGTTCCAAAACGCAGAGGTTTTGGAAACAAGCGTGATAAAATCAGTCTTAGAAGACAACAAACTACAgttactctctctctcaaaaaaagCTGTTACAGAACGTACAATAATCACCAAGCTGCTCCATCTCTGCTGTACCTTCGATTCTGTTGACTGCGCCACATCACTACTCAACGGTGAGTTCGGATCGGTGCCGGTGATAAATGAACCGGACTCAACCGGTCTCTCGCCGCTGCACGCCGCTGCAACTGCTAACGCGGCGCGTTGTGTGGAAATGCTTCTGGAAAAACACGCTCGTACGGATTTGGAGAGCAGAGATGGACGCAGACTGTTACCTCTGGAGCTGTCCTTGTGTAACACCAG aaAGGATCTGATTTGGGATCTGGATGACAATTCAACCATTGAAGACTTGGTTGTTCAAATTAGTGAAAAG GATTTAACTACCCTAAAACTACTTGCTGACAAAACGGAGGAAATCGGTGACGTGGCATACAGAATGGCGGAAGCTGGGCGTGTGGTTGATTTAGCTGCTCTTCTGGTAGTGGCAgcagataaaataaatgaatcgATTTTACCGGTGTGTGATGCTGTTTTGGATTGTAAAGATAAGCGCACAATTTACGAGGCTGTGATTAGAGAGGCATTGGCACTTGGCGGCCCTACGCCGTCGTTGAGGGCAGCAAAAACGGTAACAGTTCTAAGCGAGAGTGAGCGTGCTGAGAAAAGGAAACTCTTGCTCTATGAGATTGCGTTGCTTCAGCTCTTTGGTGCTGTTGGTCTCAAATGTTGTACGGACAGGAAGTTACCGTCACCGTTAATCCGTGCTGCACAG GCTGGAGATGAAACCATTATTGAGTTGCTTCTGAAGACTAACATAGACTTAAATGATGTCGATGCTGAAGGACACTCTGCTCTTCATTGGTGTCTCAAGGCATATAAGCAATCATGTCCTCAGCAGATGaa GATCATGTGGCTTCTACTGAAGCATGGTGCTCGAGTGAACCAGAAAAATAAGCTGGGCTTGACAGCTGTTCATATTGCTGCCTCAAATGGTAATTCACAGGCACTCCAG GCCCTTCTATTGGAAGACCCAGATTGTATCAACTCTAATacagaaatgaaagaaaccCCATTATTTTTTGCTGTGAAGAATGGCTATAAGGACTGTGTTGAAGTTCTATTACACTGGGGAGCAAGCACTGGAGTCTTTAATTTGCG TAAACAGAGACCTGTAGACTTGGCTGAGTCACAAGACATGCGTTTCATTCTAGACAATGCTGATGTTAACCTCA TAAATCGTCCCATTCAGCAGAAATATACAGCATGGTTACAAGGAGGTGATGTAATTCAAGGGACCTGCAAAGAACTCTTTACCTTGACAGATGAAAGGAATCCTACTAATAG GACTTGCTTGAGTACAAACAAAGAGATCTGTAAATACTTCCATTCTCCTCGTGGATGTGTTAGAGGCACCAAGTGTTTCTATGCACATTCTGAAGAAGAGCGACAGCAGGTGAAGCAGGGAAGATACATGATTCATTCACCTGCTGCAGGGCAACTAGAACGGAAAATTTTTGTTGGAGGCCTCCCAGCTTCTGTAGATTCTG ACTCTCTAAGAAAAATTCCTGAAGAGAAATTTGGTTCGGTGGACAATGCTGCAGTACTTGGAGTTCAAACAGCAGATAAGACGCAGTCTCGTGGATTTGGCTTCGTCACCTTCAAAGATAAGAAATCTGTTTCTGCAGCTGTTGAGGCACACCATGTTATTGTTATGGGTAAGCAGGTTGAGATCAAAAGTGCTGTTCCAAAGTTCCTTCTACTAGCTGAGTTCCAGAAATCAACCCAACAACGTGAAAGAAATCAGATTGACGAGAAACTTCCACAAGCACAAACGCCCAAGGAGAAAACTGAGAAGGAAAAGGCCAAAACTGACGTGCTTAATAGGCAGACATCAAGTGAGAAGACAGAAAAAGTGATCCTTAGTTGTGATTCCACAGAGGAGACAAAATCTGAGCCAAGGACTTGGGCTGATACTTTAATCCATGGTCAAACAAAAGCATGCTCTAGTGAATCTCAAACACATGAAAGATGTATGCCTAAGTGGTTCAGAACATTAAGAAGGTGGCTCCCTAGCTTCTTGCAACAAGCGTCAAAGAGGGGAGGACAATATGCTCTATCGTCGGTGAAAGCTGATTTCAGGGCCCTTTTTGGCCTAGAATTAGACCATGCCTCTCTCGGTTTCTCAAAGCTTAGTGACTTCATGAAATCTATCCCTGAACTTTGCCACATTACGTATCACACTCCAGCCAATCATATGATACTTCTGCCTAGCCTTCCCATTCCCTGTCAGCAGCCACTTCAAGACGTTACGATTGACAGTCCATCTTCACATTCTACATCAATTGGTGATAGCGGTAATGGAAATTCTGATGGTTCCATTTGCTCTCAGGAACCTCTTCTTGTGTCCATTGAGAATGATGACTTAAATGATAGCAGCACTAGGGTGTCCTTTCAGATCACTGATGATAATCCTGCAGATAAATTGCCCTGTGTGAACTCGAGgtttcttcaattcttgaaaccAGACCCAATCTTTCATGCACGACCGTGGGTAAATAGTGACTCTGATGGAGGCAAAGAGAGTACTGTTGGTGAAAGAGGATCAGGAAAGGGGTTTCAAGAGATGAAGCCCTGGCCTCAAGGAAGGCATTTGGTTTTAGAGGCCCTTGCCAGAAAAAAGAATAGCTCATCATTTTACTTTCTTCGTGAATTTGATTTCTGTGAA GAATACAAGGCAAGCATCGAACAAGGAAGGTGCCTGGGGTGCAACGAGCGTCGGATGTTGTGGGCCAACTTCCCATGCTTGCACTTGGTGTGGTGTGCTGATTGTAAACTACAAGCCATGATGGCAGCTCGCCTTGGTGAACACAAATGTGTGGTGTGTGATATCAAAGTGCAGACAATAGATTTGATATCCTGGCATGAATACTGTCAGCCCATTCTTGACACAGCTTGCATCAAGGAGTTCCCCCCATTTGATCCTGATTACATGCTAAA GAAGAAGCCTATATTTGAATAG
- the LOC118053584 gene encoding uncharacterized protein isoform X3 — MAEAGRVVDLAALLVVAADKINESILPVCDAVLDCKDKRTIYEAVIREALALGGPTPSLRAAKTVTVLSESERAEKRKLLLYEIALLQLFGAVGLKCCTDRKLPSPLIRAAQAGDETIIELLLKTNIDLNDVDAEGHSALHWCLKAYKQSCPQQMKIMWLLLKHGARVNQKNKLGLTAVHIAASNGNSQALQALLLEDPDCINSNTEMKETPLFFAVKNGYKDCVEVLLHWGASTGVFNLRKQRPVDLAESQDMRFILDNADVNLTVNRPIQQKYTAWLQGGDVIQGTCKELFTLTDERNPTNRTCLSTNKEICKYFHSPRGCVRGTKCFYAHSEEERQQVKQGRYMIHSPAAGQLERKIFVGGLPASVDSDSLRKIPEEKFGSVDNAAVLGVQTADKTQSRGFGFVTFKDKKSVSAAVEAHHVIVMGKQVEIKSAVPKFLLLAEFQKSTQQRERNQIDEKLPQAQTPKEKTEKEKAKTDVLNRQTSSEKTEKVILSCDSTEETKSEPRTWADTLIHGQTKACSSESQTHERCMPKWFRTLRRWLPSFLQQASKRGGQYALSSVKADFRALFGLELDHASLGFSKLSDFMKSIPELCHITYHTPANHMILLPSLPIPCQQPLQDVTIDSPSSHSTSIGDSGNGNSDGSICSQEPLLVSIENDDLNDSSTRVSFQITDDNPADKLPCVNSRFLQFLKPDPIFHARPWVNSDSDGGKESTVGERGSGKGFQEMKPWPQGRHLVLEALARKKNSSSFYFLREFDFCEEYKASIEQGRCLGCNERRMLWANFPCLHLVWCADCKLQAMMAARLGEHKCVVCDIKVQTIDLISWHEYCQPILDTACIKEFPPFDPDYMLKKKPIFE; from the exons ATGGCGGAAGCTGGGCGTGTGGTTGATTTAGCTGCTCTTCTGGTAGTGGCAgcagataaaataaatgaatcgATTTTACCGGTGTGTGATGCTGTTTTGGATTGTAAAGATAAGCGCACAATTTACGAGGCTGTGATTAGAGAGGCATTGGCACTTGGCGGCCCTACGCCGTCGTTGAGGGCAGCAAAAACGGTAACAGTTCTAAGCGAGAGTGAGCGTGCTGAGAAAAGGAAACTCTTGCTCTATGAGATTGCGTTGCTTCAGCTCTTTGGTGCTGTTGGTCTCAAATGTTGTACGGACAGGAAGTTACCGTCACCGTTAATCCGTGCTGCACAG GCTGGAGATGAAACCATTATTGAGTTGCTTCTGAAGACTAACATAGACTTAAATGATGTCGATGCTGAAGGACACTCTGCTCTTCATTGGTGTCTCAAGGCATATAAGCAATCATGTCCTCAGCAGATGaa GATCATGTGGCTTCTACTGAAGCATGGTGCTCGAGTGAACCAGAAAAATAAGCTGGGCTTGACAGCTGTTCATATTGCTGCCTCAAATGGTAATTCACAGGCACTCCAG GCCCTTCTATTGGAAGACCCAGATTGTATCAACTCTAATacagaaatgaaagaaaccCCATTATTTTTTGCTGTGAAGAATGGCTATAAGGACTGTGTTGAAGTTCTATTACACTGGGGAGCAAGCACTGGAGTCTTTAATTTGCG TAAACAGAGACCTGTAGACTTGGCTGAGTCACAAGACATGCGTTTCATTCTAGACAATGCTGATGTTAACCTCA CAGTAAATCGTCCCATTCAGCAGAAATATACAGCATGGTTACAAGGAGGTGATGTAATTCAAGGGACCTGCAAAGAACTCTTTACCTTGACAGATGAAAGGAATCCTACTAATAG GACTTGCTTGAGTACAAACAAAGAGATCTGTAAATACTTCCATTCTCCTCGTGGATGTGTTAGAGGCACCAAGTGTTTCTATGCACATTCTGAAGAAGAGCGACAGCAGGTGAAGCAGGGAAGATACATGATTCATTCACCTGCTGCAGGGCAACTAGAACGGAAAATTTTTGTTGGAGGCCTCCCAGCTTCTGTAGATTCTG ACTCTCTAAGAAAAATTCCTGAAGAGAAATTTGGTTCGGTGGACAATGCTGCAGTACTTGGAGTTCAAACAGCAGATAAGACGCAGTCTCGTGGATTTGGCTTCGTCACCTTCAAAGATAAGAAATCTGTTTCTGCAGCTGTTGAGGCACACCATGTTATTGTTATGGGTAAGCAGGTTGAGATCAAAAGTGCTGTTCCAAAGTTCCTTCTACTAGCTGAGTTCCAGAAATCAACCCAACAACGTGAAAGAAATCAGATTGACGAGAAACTTCCACAAGCACAAACGCCCAAGGAGAAAACTGAGAAGGAAAAGGCCAAAACTGACGTGCTTAATAGGCAGACATCAAGTGAGAAGACAGAAAAAGTGATCCTTAGTTGTGATTCCACAGAGGAGACAAAATCTGAGCCAAGGACTTGGGCTGATACTTTAATCCATGGTCAAACAAAAGCATGCTCTAGTGAATCTCAAACACATGAAAGATGTATGCCTAAGTGGTTCAGAACATTAAGAAGGTGGCTCCCTAGCTTCTTGCAACAAGCGTCAAAGAGGGGAGGACAATATGCTCTATCGTCGGTGAAAGCTGATTTCAGGGCCCTTTTTGGCCTAGAATTAGACCATGCCTCTCTCGGTTTCTCAAAGCTTAGTGACTTCATGAAATCTATCCCTGAACTTTGCCACATTACGTATCACACTCCAGCCAATCATATGATACTTCTGCCTAGCCTTCCCATTCCCTGTCAGCAGCCACTTCAAGACGTTACGATTGACAGTCCATCTTCACATTCTACATCAATTGGTGATAGCGGTAATGGAAATTCTGATGGTTCCATTTGCTCTCAGGAACCTCTTCTTGTGTCCATTGAGAATGATGACTTAAATGATAGCAGCACTAGGGTGTCCTTTCAGATCACTGATGATAATCCTGCAGATAAATTGCCCTGTGTGAACTCGAGgtttcttcaattcttgaaaccAGACCCAATCTTTCATGCACGACCGTGGGTAAATAGTGACTCTGATGGAGGCAAAGAGAGTACTGTTGGTGAAAGAGGATCAGGAAAGGGGTTTCAAGAGATGAAGCCCTGGCCTCAAGGAAGGCATTTGGTTTTAGAGGCCCTTGCCAGAAAAAAGAATAGCTCATCATTTTACTTTCTTCGTGAATTTGATTTCTGTGAA GAATACAAGGCAAGCATCGAACAAGGAAGGTGCCTGGGGTGCAACGAGCGTCGGATGTTGTGGGCCAACTTCCCATGCTTGCACTTGGTGTGGTGTGCTGATTGTAAACTACAAGCCATGATGGCAGCTCGCCTTGGTGAACACAAATGTGTGGTGTGTGATATCAAAGTGCAGACAATAGATTTGATATCCTGGCATGAATACTGTCAGCCCATTCTTGACACAGCTTGCATCAAGGAGTTCCCCCCATTTGATCCTGATTACATGCTAAA GAAGAAGCCTATATTTGAATAG